In the genome of Drosophila willistoni isolate 14030-0811.24 unplaced genomic scaffold, UCI_dwil_1.1 Seg295, whole genome shotgun sequence, one region contains:
- the LOC124461277 gene encoding uncharacterized protein LOC124461277 isoform X3 gives MGGEDSERALANRVNTRCNYNHLNSPFATRIVSELDALLNEHNELLKLFKSHMHKLQSDNRAIFINPDRTPAGGHIRRFNAPVVDDVAGIMVGDHTATRQIVIRRRNNSLQSIPDTHRLYDALQYPLIFWKGQDGYCINLKQRDPVTGTETNKNISSKDFYSFRLMIRRGQDNIILRCRELCQQFMVDMYVKIEIERLRYLRFNQQKLRAEEYIHLRDAIASNADTAEIGNSVILPSSYIGSPRHKQEYIQDAIDIIWIIWTTLLFYYFYM, from the exons ATGGGTGGCGAGGACTCCGAACGGGCACTCGCCAATCGCGTGAATACACGTTGCAACTATAATCACCTCAATTCACCATTTGCAACGCGCATTGTCAGCGAGCTGGACGCTCTGTTAAATGAGCACAAcgaattgttgaaattattcaaatcaCATATGCATAAGCTACAAAGTGACAATCGCGCTATTTTCATCAATCCTGATAGAACACCAGCTGGAGGGCATATACGTCGATTCAACGCACCTGTTGTTGACGACGTGGCTGGAATCATGGTTGGCGACCATACAGCTACGCGACAAATCGTGATTcgaagaagaaataattctCTTCAGTCCATTCCTGATACCCATCGTTTATATGATGCTCTCCAATATCCACTCATTTTTTGGAAGGGACAAGACGGATATTGCATAAACCTTAAGCAACGAGATCCGGTAACAg GAACCGAAACAAACAAGAATATTAGCTCAAAGGATTTCTATTCGTTTCGGTTGATGATTAGACGTGGTCAGGATAATATCATTCTACGATGTCGTGAGCTTTGCCAACAATTTATGGTCGATATGTACGTCAAGATAGAGATTGAACGACTACGATACTTGCGATTTAACCAACAGAAGCTGCGTGCGGAAGAATACATTCACTTGCGAGATGCTATTGCCAGCAACGCTGATACTGCCGAAATCGGTAACTCTGTCATCCTACCATCATCGTACATAGGTAGTCCACGTCACAAGCAAGAATACATACAGGATGCTATTGATATAATATGGATAATATGGACGACCTTgcttttttattacttttacatGTAA
- the LOC124461277 gene encoding uncharacterized protein LOC124461277 isoform X1: MPRTRRGANLSRQTNRSRGMQDRRAIRSDAERQQSNADVRVRMAQLRDERNQQRQLERREARRFVANRRRGIDQHQQVLRAFTSHSFLRLAFQYEPDVEYYAHSKVVIGTLDKECPHCQALKFKNEPIGMCCSSGKVKLPEIETPPEPLHGLLIGTDPNSSLFLRSIRQFNSCFQMTSFGATEIVKNTAANGQQFNSTFKIKVQIYHKVGSLLPMPNEPYKFLQIYFMGGEDSERALANRVNTRCNYNHLNSPFATRIVSELDALLNEHNELLKLFKSHMHKLQSDNRAIFINPDRTPAGGHIRRFNAPVVDDVAGIMVGDHTATRQIVIRRRNNSLQSIPDTHRLYDALQYPLIFWKGQDGYCINLKQRDPVTGTETNKNISSKDFYSFRLMIRRGQDNIILRCRELCQQFMVDMYVKIEIERLRYLRFNQQKLRAEEYIHLRDAIASNADTAEIGNSVILPSSYIGSPRHKQEYIQDAIDIIWIIWTTLLFYYFYM, encoded by the exons aTGCCACGAACACGCAGGGGGGCTAATTTGAGTCGTCAAACAAACAGATCTAGAGGCATGCAAGATAGAAGAGCAATAAGATCAGATGCAGAAAGGCAACAAAGTAATGCAGATGTCCGTGTAAGAATGGCCCAGTTACGAGATGAGCGAAACCAACAAAGACAATTGGAACGAAGAGAAGCGCGCAGATTCGTAGCCAACAGACGTAGAGGGATTgaccaacatcaacaagtaCTTCGAGCATTTACATCACATTCATTTCTTCGACTAGCATTTCAGTATGAGCCTGATGTTGAATATTACGCTCATTCCAAAGTGGTAATTGGTACATTGGACAAGGAATGCCCGCACTGTCAAgcccttaaatttaaaaatgagccAATTGGGATGTGTTGCTCATCAGGAAAAGTGAAACTTCCAGAAATTGAAACACCGCCGGAACCATTGCACGGCCTCCTTATTGGTACTGATCCAAATTCTTCGCTGTTCTTGCGTTCAATTCGGCAATtcaattcatgttttcaaatgacatcgttCGGAGCAAcggaaatagttaaaaatacTGCTGCAAATGGTCAACAATTTAATTCCACATTCAAAATCAAAGTCCAAATTTACCACAAAGTCGGCTCATTACTACCAATGCCAAACGaaccttataaatttttacaaatttacttTATGGGTGGCGAGGACTCCGAACGGGCACTCGCCAATCGCGTGAATACACGTTGCAACTATAATCACCTCAATTCACCATTTGCAACGCGCATTGTCAGCGAGCTGGACGCTCTGTTAAATGAGCACAAcgaattgttgaaattattcaaatcaCATATGCATAAGCTACAAAGTGACAATCGCGCTATTTTCATCAATCCTGATAGAACACCAGCTGGAGGGCATATACGTCGATTCAACGCACCTGTTGTTGACGACGTGGCTGGAATCATGGTTGGCGACCATACAGCTACGCGACAAATCGTGATTcgaagaagaaataattctCTTCAGTCCATTCCTGATACCCATCGTTTATATGATGCTCTCCAATATCCACTCATTTTTTGGAAGGGACAAGACGGATATTGCATAAACCTTAAGCAACGAGATCCGGTAACAg GAACCGAAACAAACAAGAATATTAGCTCAAAGGATTTCTATTCGTTTCGGTTGATGATTAGACGTGGTCAGGATAATATCATTCTACGATGTCGTGAGCTTTGCCAACAATTTATGGTCGATATGTACGTCAAGATAGAGATTGAACGACTACGATACTTGCGATTTAACCAACAGAAGCTGCGTGCGGAAGAATACATTCACTTGCGAGATGCTATTGCCAGCAACGCTGATACTGCCGAAATCGGTAACTCTGTCATCCTACCATCATCGTACATAGGTAGTCCACGTCACAAGCAAGAATACATACAGGATGCTATTGATATAATATGGATAATATGGACGACCTTgcttttttattacttttacatGTAA
- the LOC124461277 gene encoding uncharacterized protein LOC124461277 isoform X2, whose translation MPALGMCCSSGKVKLPEIETPPEPLHGLLIGTDPNSSLFLRSIRQFNSCFQMTSFGATEIVKNTAANGQQFNSTFKIKVQIYHKVGSLLPMPNEPYKFLQIYFMGGEDSERALANRVNTRCNYNHLNSPFATRIVSELDALLNEHNELLKLFKSHMHKLQSDNRAIFINPDRTPAGGHIRRFNAPVVDDVAGIMVGDHTATRQIVIRRRNNSLQSIPDTHRLYDALQYPLIFWKGQDGYCINLKQRDPVTGTETNKNISSKDFYSFRLMIRRGQDNIILRCRELCQQFMVDMYVKIEIERLRYLRFNQQKLRAEEYIHLRDAIASNADTAEIGNSVILPSSYIGSPRHKQEYIQDAIDIIWIIWTTLLFYYFYM comes from the exons ATGCCCGCACT TGGGATGTGTTGCTCATCAGGAAAAGTGAAACTTCCAGAAATTGAAACACCGCCGGAACCATTGCACGGCCTCCTTATTGGTACTGATCCAAATTCTTCGCTGTTCTTGCGTTCAATTCGGCAATtcaattcatgttttcaaatgacatcgttCGGAGCAAcggaaatagttaaaaatacTGCTGCAAATGGTCAACAATTTAATTCCACATTCAAAATCAAAGTCCAAATTTACCACAAAGTCGGCTCATTACTACCAATGCCAAACGaaccttataaatttttacaaatttacttTATGGGTGGCGAGGACTCCGAACGGGCACTCGCCAATCGCGTGAATACACGTTGCAACTATAATCACCTCAATTCACCATTTGCAACGCGCATTGTCAGCGAGCTGGACGCTCTGTTAAATGAGCACAAcgaattgttgaaattattcaaatcaCATATGCATAAGCTACAAAGTGACAATCGCGCTATTTTCATCAATCCTGATAGAACACCAGCTGGAGGGCATATACGTCGATTCAACGCACCTGTTGTTGACGACGTGGCTGGAATCATGGTTGGCGACCATACAGCTACGCGACAAATCGTGATTcgaagaagaaataattctCTTCAGTCCATTCCTGATACCCATCGTTTATATGATGCTCTCCAATATCCACTCATTTTTTGGAAGGGACAAGACGGATATTGCATAAACCTTAAGCAACGAGATCCGGTAACAg GAACCGAAACAAACAAGAATATTAGCTCAAAGGATTTCTATTCGTTTCGGTTGATGATTAGACGTGGTCAGGATAATATCATTCTACGATGTCGTGAGCTTTGCCAACAATTTATGGTCGATATGTACGTCAAGATAGAGATTGAACGACTACGATACTTGCGATTTAACCAACAGAAGCTGCGTGCGGAAGAATACATTCACTTGCGAGATGCTATTGCCAGCAACGCTGATACTGCCGAAATCGGTAACTCTGTCATCCTACCATCATCGTACATAGGTAGTCCACGTCACAAGCAAGAATACATACAGGATGCTATTGATATAATATGGATAATATGGACGACCTTgcttttttattacttttacatGTAA